A segment of the Caretta caretta isolate rCarCar2 chromosome 13, rCarCar1.hap1, whole genome shotgun sequence genome:
GGGGACAGGGTCTACACCCTCAAGGTGagtcccctcctccttcccggGTGCAATCCGGATTGCAGAGCTGGGCGACTCCCGTCCAATCCGGAACCTTCCGAGCCTTCCCTAGTGCTCGCACtcccggccctgccccagcctaccTGCTGCCTGGCTCCAGGGCTCGGCATGCAGCAGCTgaggaagcccagggctgggctagtagggggctgcgggtcgggagtgaggggcaccggcagagcggggggaggcagggggctgcaggtcgggagtgaggggcaccggcagaactgtgaggggcagggctgggctagcaggaggctgcaggtcgggagcgaggggcgcgggagcacagggctgggatagcagggtgGCTGTGGGTCAGGCCCGGGTTGTTCTAACATGTCTTGTCCTTCCTCTGTCCCGTCCCTGGCAGAAAGTGGACCCCTCTGGCCAGCTGACCTGCTCCGCACACCCTGCCCGCTTCTCGCCAGATGACAAGTACTCCCGCCACCG
Coding sequences within it:
- the NOP10 gene encoding H/ACA ribonucleoprotein complex subunit 3 produces the protein MFLQYYLNAQGDRVYTLKKVDPSGQLTCSAHPARFSPDDKYSRHRITIKKRFGVLMTQQPQAIL